DNA from Halodesulfovibrio sp.:
CTATCCTGCGTGGTTTTGGCTGGCATGTATGCGATCTTGCGGAAGATTGTAACGAAGACATTTTGGCGCAGGCGCTAGCAACAAACGGTCCTTGCCTTATTCATATGCCAGTAAGCAGAGAGGAAAAAGTTTTGCCAATGGTTCCTCCGGGAGCAGCAAACAGGGTAATGATTGGAGGAGATACAAATGGCTAGTCATCCACGTACTGTTCTTGATATTTTGGTAAATAACCATGCGGGGGTCATGGCGCATGTTACTGGGCTTTTTTCGCGCCGTGCATTTAACGTAGAGGCTATTTTGTGTCTTCCGGTAGTGGATAGCTCAACGAGTCGAATATGGTTGCTCGTGAATGAAGATGGCAGGCTAGAACAAATGATGCGGCAAATGCGCAAGCTTCAGGATGTATATGAAGTAAATGCATGCGCTGAATATACACAAGTGTTCACAGACTTACATTCTGTCATGAATACTGATTCAGAAATATAGCTGTTAGAAGTTGTACGCTTTTCATTTTCGGTTAGATACAGAGGTGATTGATCTACTTGTGATAGATTACCTTTCTAGCTTTTGAGTTCTGCGTGCATTGATTACATACCATCCTATCTTTTTTTGAGAGAAAAAATTGTAAGCATTTTCTATTTTTGAAAATACTATTGTTCAGATGTTGCACCAAAAAGCATAGGGACATTAAAATTCCGTGTATGAGAACCATCATATACGGAATTTTGTTGTATTGTGACCTGCCAGAACGAAAGCTTATGTTTGCCGAAGTTTGAGAACTTGGGTACATATCTCTCGATGCATTTTTACGTTCGGAGTATTTCATG
Protein-coding regions in this window:
- the ilvN gene encoding acetolactate synthase small subunit, which produces MASHPRTVLDILVNNHAGVMAHVTGLFSRRAFNVEAILCLPVVDSSTSRIWLLVNEDGRLEQMMRQMRKLQDVYEVNACAEYTQVFTDLHSVMNTDSEI